From the genome of Streptomyces sp. NBC_01304:
GCCGCCGAGCTGGGCATTTCCGAGGACAGCGTGCGGCGCGACCTCCGCGACCTCGCGGCCGAGGGGCTGTGCCAGCGGGTCTACGGCGGGGCCCTGCCCGTCTCGCCGGCCGTGGTGGACTACGCCGCCCGGCAGAACGTGGCCACCGACGGCAAACGCAAGGTCGCCGCCGTGGCCGCCGCCCTGGTGCGGCCGGGCGGCGCGCTGATCCTCGACGGGGGCACCACCGCTCTCGCCGTCGCCGGGGCCCTCCCGCAGGACCTGGCCTGCACCGTGATCACGCACAGCCCGACGATCGCCGCGGCCCTGCTCGACCATCCGCGCGCGGAGCTCTTCCTGCTCGGCGGCCGCGTCTTCAAGCACTCGGCGGTCGCCTGCGGCGCGGCCGCGGTCGAGGCCGCGCAGAACGTCTCCGCCGACCTCTGCCTGCTCGGCGTCACGGGCGTGCACCCGGAGGCGGGGCTGACCACCGGCGACGCCGAGGAGGCCGCGATGAAGCGCGCCCTGGCCGCGAGGGCCGCGGACACCTACGTCCTCGCCTCCTCCGAGAAGATCGGCACGGCTTCGCGGTTCCGCGTCCTGCCCTTCGAGGAGATCAGCGGACTGATCACCGACGCCGACCCGCACGAC
Proteins encoded in this window:
- a CDS encoding DeoR/GlpR family DNA-binding transcription regulator, whose amino-acid sequence is MLAAERRDHLLGLLTREGKIVAKDVAAELGISEDSVRRDLRDLAAEGLCQRVYGGALPVSPAVVDYAARQNVATDGKRKVAAVAAALVRPGGALILDGGTTALAVAGALPQDLACTVITHSPTIAAALLDHPRAELFLLGGRVFKHSAVACGAAAVEAAQNVSADLCLLGVTGVHPEAGLTTGDAEEAAMKRALAARAADTYVLASSEKIGTASRFRVLPFEEISGLITDADPHDPVVEHLAARGTEILTAG